The following coding sequences lie in one Arachis hypogaea cultivar Tifrunner chromosome 9, arahy.Tifrunner.gnm2.J5K5, whole genome shotgun sequence genomic window:
- the LOC112712227 gene encoding mechanosensitive ion channel protein 6 yields the protein MQSIRKSFKSYASYNKRSRRFAASGGPDSSHEHLPILQDQESHHHHRHQHHHSDPPPLSSMAGDYVVKINDGGDPAGGNKIWRGSSYEFWPEDGSSGDNADAKEVSFDFRQSGAPPVPEEDPPSQLIGSFLRKQIASGEISLDMDMEMEELQRNYDAGASTAAAAGGKLSPVEESPTTSMNNRVSKELKVSFEEPAPPNLMADMPNSSDAIRRRHSRDLPSIGDFHRPPHPPHQSRELPSRSGHSGDGEVVRCTSNGSIERTLSMQSRKSTLLKTKTRSRLLDPPEEPERKSGRIAKSGQLFSGLLGKKSGGDDDDEDDPFLEEDLPDKYKKSHFSIWVLLEWLGLILIIAALITTLSVPFLREKNLWQLKLWKWEVMILVLICGRLVSGWLIRVAVFCIERNFLLRKRVLYFVYGVKHAVQNCVWLGLVLIAWHFLFDQKVQREVHSNFLEYITKFLVCLLVGTLVWLVKTLMVKVLASSFHVSTYFDRIQESLFNQFVIETLSGPPLVELQRYEDEEQRILEDVEKLQKAGVTIPPDLRATAFATNKSGKLRSGMLQKSPRMVSGRFSRPLSKKSEDGNSGITIDHLHKLNPNNVSAWNMKRLINMVRHGALTTLDEQILNSTNDDENATEIRSENQAKGAAKKIFQNVACGSRFIYKKDLQRFMQEDEVVKTLSLFEGASETGRISKASLKNWVVNAFRERRALALTLNDTKTAVNKLHRMLNFLVAIIILVIFLLIMGIATSKFLLFVSSQLVLVAFIFGNTCKTIFEAIIFLFVMHPFDVGDRCEIEGVQMVVEEMNILNTIFLRYDNLKVMIPNSVLATKAINNFYRSPDMGDSVEFLIHVSTPMEKFTQMKHRIQSYIDNKKEHWYPSPFIVFKDCELLNMVRIAVWPTHRMNFQDMGERFIRRSLLIDEMIKIFRELDIQYRLQPLDISIRSMPTTSERLPPSWSTITS from the exons ATGCAATCTATCCGAAAATCGTTCAAGTCCTATGCTTCCTACAACAAACGTTCAAGAAGGTTTGCCGCGTCGGGAGGACCCGATTCTAGCCACGAGCACCTTCCAATCCTTCAAGACCAGGAATCTCATCACCATCATCGTCATCAACACCACCATTCtgaccctcctcctttatcctcCATGGCCGGCGACTACGTCGTCAAGATCAATGACGGCGGCGATCCTGCCGGAGGAAacaagatttggaggggttccagCTACGAGTTCTGGCCCGAAGATGGAAGTTCCGGCGACAATGCCGATGCCAAAGAGGTGAGCTTTGATTTCCGTCAATCTGGTGCGCCGCCGGTGCCGGAGGAGGACCCGCCGTCGCAGCTGATCGGAAGCTTCCTGCGCAAACAGATAGCTTCTGGTGAGATCTCGTTGGACATGGACATGGAGATGGAGGAGCTTCAGCGCAACTACGACGCCGGTGCAAGTACCGCCGCTGCCGCAGGAGGGAAGCTTTCGCCGGTGGAGGAGTCGCCGACGACGAGCATGAACAACCGCGTATCCAAGGAGCTCAAGGTTTCGTTCGAGGAACCCGCGCCACCGAATTTGATGGCTGATATGCCTAATAGCTCCGATGCCATCAGAAGAAGACACAGCAGGGACTTGCCGTCCATTGGAGATTTCCATCGGCCGCCGCATCCGCCGCACCAGAGCAGGGAATTGCCGTCTCGGAGTGGCCATAGCGGTGATGGCGAGGTTGTGAGGTGCACCTCTAACGGTTCCATAGAGAGAACTCTTTCCATGCAGAGCAGAAAATCAACATTGTTGAAGACTAAAACCCGGTCCAGGTTGCTGGACCCACCAGAAGAACCAGAAAGAAAATCGGGTCGGATTGCCAAGTCGGGTCAGTTGTTCTCAGGGTTGCTTGGGAAGAAGAGTGGTGGTGATGACGATGATGAAGATGATCCATTTTTGGAAGAGGATCTTCCTGATAAGTATAAAAAATCTCACTTTAGTATATGGGTTTTGCTTGAATGGTTGGGGTTGATTTTGATCATTGCTGCATTGATTACAACTCTGAGTGTTCCTTTCTTGAGGGAGAAGAATCTTTGGCAGCTGAAGCTGTGGAAATGGGAGGTTATGATTCTTGTGTTGATATGTGGAAGGTTGGTATCTGGTTGGCTTATCAGAGTAGCTGTGTTCTGCATTGAGAGAAACTTCCTTTTGAGGAAGAGGGTTCTGTATTTTGTGTATGGTGTGAAGCATGCTGTTCAGAATTGTGTTTGGTTAGGGCTTGTTTTGATAGCTTGGCACTTCTTGTTTGATCAGAAAGTTCAGAGAGAGGTTCATAGTAATTTTCTTGAGTAtattaccaagtttttggtgtgcTTGTTGGTTGGTACTCTGGTTTGGTTGGTGAAAACCCTTATGGTTAAGGTTCTGGCCTCTAGTTTCCATGTTAGCACATATTTTGATAGGATTCAAGAGTCACTGTTTAATCAGTTTGTTATTGAGACACTCTCCGGGCCGCCTTTGGTCGAGCTTCAGCGATATGAGGATGAGGAGCAAAGGATTCTTGAAGATGTCGAGAAGCTACAGAAAGCCGGAGTTACCATACCTCCTGACCTGAGGGCTACTGCCTTCGCGACCAACAAGAGTGGGAAGTTGAGGAGTGGGATGCTCCAGAAAAGCCCCAGGATGGTAAGTGGACGCTTCTCGAGACCTCTCTCTAAGAAGTCAGAAGATGGGAATAGTGGGATAACTATTGATCACCTGCATAAGCTGAATCCGAACAATGTCTCGGCTTGGAATATGAAAAGGCTGATCAATATGGTTCGGCATGGAGCTCTAACTACATTGGATGAACAGATACTTAACTCGaccaatgatgatgagaatgccACAGAGATTAGAAGTGAAAATCAGGCAAAAGGAGCAGCCAAGAAAATTTTTCAGAATGTTGCTTGTGGTAGCAG GTTCATATACAAGAAGGACTTACAGCGATTTATGCAAGAAGATGAAGTTGTGAAAACCTTGAGTCTCTTTGAAGGTGCATCCGAGACCGGAAGAATAAGCAAAGCATCCTTGAAGAACTGGGTG GTCAATGCCTTTAGAGAGAGGAGAGCACTCGCCTTGACATTGAATGATACGAAAACGGCGGTGAACAAGCTTCATCGAATGCTTAATTTCTTAGTTGCAATTATtatcctagttatctttctcTTGATAATGGGAATTGCCACCTCCAAATTTCTCCTCTTCGTGAGCTCACAGCTTGTCTTGGTTGCATTCATATTTGGAAATACCTGCAAGACCATATTTGAAGCCATTATTTTCTTATTTGTAATGCACCCGTTTGACGTTGGAGACAGATGCGAAATTGAAGGGGTCCAG ATGGTTGTGGAAGAAATGAACATATTGAACACCATATTTCTGAGATATGATAATTTAAAGGTAATGATCCCTAACAGTGTCCTTGCTACAAAGGCCATAAACAACTTCTACCGCAGTCCTGACATGGGAGATTCTGTTGAATTCCTTATTCATGTGTCTACACCAATGGAAAAGTTTACTCAAATGAAACACAGAATACAGAG TTACATTGATAACAAGAAGGAGCACTGGTATCCATCACCATTTATAGTCTTCAAGGATTGTGAACTCTTAAACATGGTTCGCATTGCGGTTTGGCCAACGCACAGGATGAACTTCCAAGACATGGGAGAGAGATTCATAAGGAGGTCGTTGTTGATCGACGAGATGATCAAGATTTTCCGGGAGCTTGACATACAGTACCGACTGCAGCCGCTggatattagtattagaagcatGCCTACCACTTCTGAGCGTCTTCCACCAAGTTGGTCAACAATCACAAGTTGA